CTTTTAAGTGATCGAACAAGTTCCTTGAATTTTATACCGTTGAGAAGTATCACAATTCCCATATTCAGAAATAAAAGAAGGAACCAAACCGGATTCAAAATCTGTATGAGTTCGCTTAAAGATACATTTCGGAAGATAAGGTATATGAGGACTGCAAATGTAAAAATGGAAAGAAGGAGCACACGCCGAAGCATTTTCTCTAATTTTTGAGTGCCCCCTCTTCCCATATGGCTACTTTTCTATCTCATTGGATACATAGAACTGCTCTATGTTTCCGTTTGCTTTTGCAATGATTTCTTCTTTTTTCTTCTTGTACTCTCTTACTTTTTTAGCAACATCAGGATAGTCCCTTTCGAACACTGGGCGGGATAATTCTTCCCACTTCTTTGATAATTCGTCAAGATGCTTTCCAACTTCCTTGTACATATTTTCAAGTGTGCCATCGGTTGAACGAACACCTGG
The sequence above is drawn from the Caldisericum sp. genome and encodes:
- a CDS encoding radical SAM protein translates to PGVRSTDGTLENMYKEVGKHLDELSKKWEELSRPVFERDYPDVAKKVREYKKKKEEIIAKANGNIEQFYVSNEIEK